One Methylobacterium sp. AMS5 genomic region harbors:
- a CDS encoding hemolysin: protein MAKISVTWANDYSIRSAGAQASLILATAQAAADAWAKYIQVESTIDIALGIGNVGGGNFLANGGPEWSWNGRWWEHTPILKAREGYDPNGGAPDARVTLGEHRLGDFFYDPAGVAAVPGNKIDALTLFQHEIGHALGFLDFAATDGGNGVLLFNGENTRTVLGGPARLDAIRSHVWGIEDLMDPFSNWGRRSHISDLDLAMLQDKGMPISTERADKVWLGNRADTFFAYGGDDWIDGGGGNDKLFGGAGNDTLMGGNGNDALDGGAGNDTLIGGNGGDALDGGEGTDKAVLTGRSQDYVALYGTNGSLAVKHLASGSIDTLTSIETLNFDDTVLGVSGLLAHLQQRFGSVQAGKAPYEMALNAAADEAYRPDIPEIDGAFSVTARVRFDDLAGGHFQRVFDTGNGPDSDNIWLGQVGNGRDMAFEILDGAIKHSIIAKDGITQGVEARWTAGVNERGWMSLYKDGVLVAEGQGTVPRDVPRAKDLVGQSNWAHDSALKGSIYDLTFKDDLPDIHGAFTASATVRFDDLDAGAWQRVYDIGNGPGADNVYLGQIGTSKDMQFMIMNGTKSANIVAKGAIVEGQEATWTTSVNETGWMRLFKDGVLLSEGQGIVPKDVVRINEFVGKSNWAADKPLVGEVSDLTITPFKGIPEIDGAFKMFAEVRFDDLAHGSFQRVFDTGNGRDSDNIWLGQVGNGDDMAFEIFTGATKHRITAADSIVEGEMAKWQASVDEAGYMRLIKNDKLVAEGQGAVPLDVLRTSDLVGQSNWSWDSALAGQVKDLIFA, encoded by the coding sequence CGGCGGGGGCGCAGGCCAGTCTGATCCTCGCGACGGCCCAGGCGGCTGCCGACGCCTGGGCCAAGTACATCCAAGTCGAGAGCACGATCGATATCGCGCTCGGGATCGGCAATGTCGGCGGCGGCAATTTCCTCGCCAACGGCGGTCCTGAATGGTCCTGGAACGGGAGATGGTGGGAACATACCCCCATCCTGAAGGCACGCGAGGGGTATGACCCGAACGGCGGCGCGCCGGATGCCAGAGTCACGCTCGGCGAGCACAGGCTCGGCGATTTCTTCTACGACCCGGCAGGTGTGGCAGCCGTTCCCGGCAACAAGATCGATGCCCTCACCCTCTTCCAGCACGAGATCGGCCACGCGCTGGGCTTCCTCGATTTCGCTGCCACGGACGGGGGCAACGGGGTGCTCCTCTTCAATGGAGAGAACACGCGGACGGTTCTCGGCGGCCCGGCCAGGCTCGATGCGATCCGGTCGCACGTGTGGGGAATCGAGGATCTCATGGACCCCTTTTCCAACTGGGGTAGGCGGTCCCACATCTCGGATCTCGACCTGGCCATGCTTCAGGACAAGGGGATGCCGATCTCGACCGAACGGGCCGACAAGGTCTGGCTCGGCAACCGGGCCGACACCTTCTTCGCCTATGGCGGTGACGACTGGATCGACGGCGGCGGAGGCAACGACAAGCTCTTCGGCGGCGCGGGCAACGACACGCTCATGGGCGGAAATGGGAACGACGCGCTGGACGGGGGCGCGGGCAACGACACGCTCATCGGCGGGAACGGGGGCGACGCGCTGGATGGGGGCGAAGGCACCGACAAGGCCGTGTTGACGGGCCGGAGCCAGGACTACGTCGCGCTCTACGGCACGAACGGTTCGCTCGCCGTCAAGCACCTCGCCTCCGGCAGCATCGACACGCTGACCTCGATCGAGACGCTGAACTTCGACGACACCGTGCTCGGCGTGTCGGGCCTCCTCGCCCATCTGCAGCAGCGCTTCGGCTCCGTACAGGCCGGCAAGGCGCCCTACGAGATGGCCCTGAACGCCGCCGCGGACGAGGCCTACCGCCCCGACATCCCCGAGATCGACGGCGCGTTCAGCGTCACCGCGCGGGTGCGGTTCGACGATCTCGCCGGCGGCCATTTTCAGCGCGTCTTCGATACCGGCAACGGTCCGGACAGCGACAACATCTGGCTCGGTCAGGTCGGCAACGGACGGGACATGGCCTTCGAGATCCTCGATGGCGCGATCAAGCATAGCATCATCGCCAAGGACGGCATCACCCAGGGCGTCGAGGCGCGCTGGACCGCCGGCGTCAACGAGCGGGGATGGATGTCCCTGTACAAGGACGGCGTGCTCGTCGCCGAGGGTCAGGGGACGGTGCCGCGCGACGTGCCCCGCGCGAAGGATCTCGTGGGCCAATCCAACTGGGCGCACGACAGCGCACTGAAGGGCAGCATCTACGACCTGACCTTCAAAGACGACCTGCCCGACATCCACGGCGCCTTCACCGCCAGTGCGACGGTCCGGTTCGATGATCTCGATGCCGGCGCGTGGCAGCGTGTCTACGACATCGGCAACGGTCCCGGCGCCGACAACGTCTATCTCGGCCAGATCGGCACCTCCAAAGACATGCAGTTCATGATCATGAACGGCACCAAGTCCGCCAACATCGTGGCCAAGGGCGCGATCGTCGAAGGCCAGGAAGCGACCTGGACGACCAGCGTCAACGAGACCGGTTGGATGCGCCTGTTCAAGGACGGCGTGCTCCTGTCCGAGGGACAGGGCATCGTCCCGAAGGACGTCGTGCGGATCAACGAGTTCGTCGGCAAGTCTAACTGGGCGGCGGACAAACCGCTCGTCGGCGAGGTGAGCGACCTGACGATCACGCCGTTCAAGGGCATCCCGGAAATCGACGGCGCCTTCAAGATGTTCGCCGAGGTCCGCTTCGACGATCTCGCCCACGGCAGCTTTCAGCGCGTGTTCGATACCGGCAACGGGCGGGACAGCGACAACATCTGGCTCGGCCAGGTCGGCAACGGTGACGACATGGCCTTCGAGATCTTCACGGGCGCGACGAAGCACCGGATCACGGCGGCGGATTCCATCGTCGAGGGTGAGATGGCGAAGTGGCAGGCCAGCGTGGACGAGGCCGGCTACATGCGCCTGATCAAGAACGACAAGCTCGTGGCCGAGGGGCAGGGCGCGGTTCCGCTGGATGTGCTGCGCACGAGCGATCTGGTCGGCCAGTCCAACTGGTCGTGGGATAGCGCGCTGGCCGGACAGGTGAAGGATCTGATCTTCGCCTGA